The following coding sequences are from one Halobaculum magnesiiphilum window:
- a CDS encoding transposase, protein MTATRDSQRTVFRHIARDPHYDWPSYNSTPFYDRSTLAAVEEDVRKVASVWFEHNAHESVEDFVCRLPVTYLEFAPHDRYTSATQYEMEHLFRGFILKEIHGWEHETALVEYLAQRPDLCGRLGLETVPDQSTLWRSWHKRFTAELRSTVKTAARTILIKAKNADVTVPRNPDRHRPSHGDKADESDPDGQAVLDEAASITDHVSRVVFPAFSLDRGEGCEIHENAYWDLQTYLGLRERLAANEGARSFVYESTRDRTPLGHAHREHIRDLPIEQVREMYRQAVNRLLNEVAETEQFFRAGIIAIDITEADPFTGDRTDHENEIIGTKEKTHEYAYQWATVQLVGNAVPLVLDARPVRKGESRKAIVEDLLDSAEDLVHVDNVLMDREFDSQHVLEMISQRGLSYVVPKRMQTSEKAQAKRLLQRNQDRYETDRKLHLGKNEWHETTLIYRRKEDSEHDDHRQYSVFMTNRGSGHLAEYGYRWEIESGYKSIKRFMAATTSKDFGLRFFYFAFACLLYSIWRAVDLLVQVELTGEYEHAPVVTAENTLTLLKKETGIG, encoded by the coding sequence TCACTACGACTGGCCCAGCTACAACTCAACACCATTCTACGATCGAAGTACGTTGGCCGCCGTTGAGGAAGACGTTCGAAAAGTAGCGAGCGTCTGGTTCGAACATAACGCTCACGAGTCAGTGGAGGACTTCGTTTGTCGACTGCCGGTGACTTATCTTGAGTTCGCACCACATGATCGCTATACTTCGGCGACTCAGTACGAGATGGAACACCTGTTCCGCGGGTTCATACTCAAAGAAATCCACGGGTGGGAACACGAGACTGCCCTCGTCGAGTATCTCGCTCAACGCCCTGATCTCTGCGGCCGACTCGGTCTAGAGACCGTTCCAGACCAGTCGACGCTGTGGCGCAGCTGGCACAAACGGTTCACTGCCGAGCTTCGCAGTACAGTCAAGACAGCCGCGCGAACCATCCTCATCAAAGCCAAGAACGCGGATGTTACTGTTCCGCGGAATCCAGACCGACATCGTCCATCTCACGGGGATAAAGCGGACGAATCGGACCCAGACGGTCAAGCTGTCCTTGACGAAGCGGCATCGATTACGGACCACGTCAGCCGTGTCGTCTTCCCGGCATTCTCGCTGGATCGAGGTGAGGGCTGTGAGATCCACGAGAACGCCTACTGGGACTTACAGACCTATCTGGGGCTTCGAGAGAGGCTGGCTGCTAACGAGGGGGCTCGTAGTTTTGTCTACGAGTCGACCCGCGACCGGACACCGCTGGGACACGCCCATCGCGAGCACATTCGTGACCTTCCGATTGAACAGGTTCGAGAGATGTACCGACAGGCAGTTAATAGGCTCCTGAACGAGGTCGCGGAGACAGAGCAGTTCTTTCGGGCTGGCATCATCGCAATTGACATCACCGAAGCCGATCCCTTCACCGGCGACAGGACCGACCACGAGAACGAAATCATCGGAACGAAGGAGAAGACCCACGAGTACGCGTACCAGTGGGCGACAGTCCAGCTGGTCGGTAACGCTGTCCCGCTCGTCCTCGATGCTCGCCCCGTGCGGAAAGGCGAGTCACGCAAAGCGATCGTCGAGGACTTGCTCGACTCCGCCGAAGACCTCGTTCACGTCGATAACGTCCTAATGGATCGGGAGTTCGATAGTCAGCACGTCTTGGAGATGATCAGCCAGCGGGGGCTGTCCTACGTCGTTCCCAAGCGGATGCAGACCAGCGAAAAAGCCCAGGCCAAGCGGTTACTCCAGCGTAACCAGGATCGGTACGAAACCGACCGCAAACTCCATCTCGGAAAGAACGAGTGGCACGAGACCACGCTGATCTACCGCCGGAAAGAGGACTCAGAGCACGACGATCACCGGCAGTATTCGGTGTTCATGACGAATCGGGGGAGTGGTCACCTTGCGGAGTATGGCTACCGCTGGGAGATTGAGAGCGGGTACAAGTCGATCAAACGGTTCATGGCTGCCACCACGTCGAAGGATTTTGGGCTTCGTTTCTTCTATTTCGCGTTCGCGTGTCTGCTGTACTCGATTTGGCGAGCCGTGGATTTACTCGTCCAAGTCGAGTTGACTGGTGAGTACGAGCACGCGCCGGTCGTGACGGCTGAGAACACATTGACGCTGCTGAAGAAGGAGACAGGAATCGGATAG